One genomic window of Bradyrhizobium sp. B124 includes the following:
- the dut gene encoding dUTP diphosphatase, with protein MSATIKVEVHQLPHGADLLLPIYQTADAAGLDLLAAVPRSAPLLLLPGRYEMVPTGLTIALPPGYEAQVRPRSGLAAKYGVTVLNSPGTIDADYRGEINVLLINHGQEVFSIRRGERIAQMVIAPVTRAELVPVDVLSPTDRGSGGFGSTGR; from the coding sequence GTGAGCGCCACCATCAAGGTTGAAGTCCACCAATTGCCGCATGGCGCAGATCTTCTGCTGCCGATCTACCAGACCGCCGACGCAGCGGGGCTCGACCTCCTGGCCGCGGTGCCGCGGTCGGCGCCGCTGCTGCTGCTGCCGGGCCGCTACGAGATGGTTCCGACCGGGCTGACGATCGCGCTGCCGCCGGGCTACGAGGCGCAGGTGCGGCCGCGTTCCGGCCTCGCCGCCAAATACGGCGTCACGGTGCTGAACTCGCCCGGCACGATCGACGCCGACTATCGCGGCGAGATCAATGTGCTCCTGATCAATCACGGCCAGGAGGTGTTTTCGATCCGGCGTGGCGAGCGCATCGCGCAAATGGTGATCGCGCCGGTCACCCGGGCCGAGCTGGTTCCGGTCGACGTGCTGTCGCCGACCGATCGCGGCAGCGGCGGCTTCGGCTCGACCGGACGCTAG
- the ubiE gene encoding bifunctional demethylmenaquinone methyltransferase/2-methoxy-6-polyprenyl-1,4-benzoquinol methylase UbiE — protein MDRPDQTTHFGFRDVPLGEKQTLVNEVFHSVASRYDLMNDLMSVGLHRAWKDVMITTLDPPKGDRPFALLDVAGGTGDIAFRAAKTAGTGFHATVCDINTDMLAVGRERAAKQHLDDRVSFVEGNAEALGFADRSFDAYTIAFGIRNVPQIELALREAYRVLKPGSRFLCLEFSTVDVPGLDRIYDLFSFKVIPPLGRAVTGDAESYQYLVESIRKFPRPNAFAEMIGAAGFARVKWQSLSGGIVALHSGWRL, from the coding sequence ATGGATCGGCCGGATCAAACCACCCATTTCGGCTTCAGGGACGTGCCCCTGGGCGAGAAGCAGACGCTGGTGAACGAGGTGTTTCACAGCGTGGCGTCGCGCTACGACCTGATGAACGATCTGATGTCGGTAGGCCTGCACCGGGCATGGAAGGACGTCATGATCACGACACTCGACCCGCCGAAGGGCGACCGGCCGTTCGCGCTGCTCGATGTCGCCGGCGGCACCGGCGACATCGCGTTCCGGGCGGCCAAGACCGCGGGCACCGGCTTCCATGCCACGGTCTGCGACATCAATACCGACATGCTCGCCGTCGGCCGCGAACGCGCCGCCAAACAGCACCTCGATGACCGCGTGTCGTTCGTCGAGGGCAATGCCGAGGCATTGGGCTTTGCCGACCGTTCGTTCGACGCCTACACCATCGCGTTCGGCATCCGCAATGTGCCGCAGATCGAGCTCGCGCTGCGCGAAGCCTACCGGGTGCTCAAGCCCGGCAGCCGCTTCCTGTGCCTGGAATTCTCCACTGTCGATGTGCCCGGCCTCGACCGGATCTACGACCTGTTCTCCTTCAAGGTGATCCCGCCGCTCGGCCGCGCCGTCACCGGTGATGCCGAGTCCTATCAATATCTCGTCGAGTCGATCCGCAAATTCCCGCGGCCGAACGCGTTCGCCGAGATGATCGGCGCCGCCGGCTTTGCGCGCGTGAAGTGGCAGAGCCTCTCCGGCGGCATCGTGGCGCTGCATTCGGGCTGGCGTTTGTGA
- the ubiB gene encoding 2-polyprenylphenol 6-hydroxylase, whose product MISALTHIARLARAGFVFAREGVFGVVDPSLVPPPGQLALKLARLIERRSAKSGPRLSRALTRLGPAYLKLGQFLATRPDVVGVAMARDLEALQDRLPPFAQEEAEAVLTQSLERPLSQAFVHLGPAVAAASIAQVHRAEVERDGVRHQVAVKVLRPNVAARFRRDLGDFFFVAHKAEAHSAEARRLRLIEVINTMSRSVAMEMDLRLEAAALSEMAENIRDDPDFRVPAVDWDRTAHSVLTMEWIDGIALNDHARLAEAQVDLPDLGRKVIQSFLRHALRDGFFHADMHPGNLFLDEAGRLVAVDFGIMGRLGLKERRFLAEILLGFITRDYRRVAEVHFEAGYVPSHHSVENFAQAIRAIGEPIHNRTAEEISMAKLLTLLLEVTGLFDMQTRPELILLQKTMVVVEGVARGFDPKLDIWKVADPVVREWITHNLGPAGRIQGAISGVGELGRVIANLPSIASRAVTVLEQLETMTREGHMLSSDSIDEMARAEARKARVQTVGLWVIAAALIAIFFAIRAH is encoded by the coding sequence GTGATCTCTGCACTGACCCACATCGCGCGCCTTGCCCGCGCCGGTTTCGTGTTTGCGCGCGAGGGCGTGTTCGGCGTCGTCGATCCCTCGCTGGTGCCGCCGCCCGGGCAGCTCGCGCTGAAGCTGGCGCGGCTGATCGAGCGCCGCTCCGCCAAGTCAGGTCCGCGGCTGTCGCGCGCGCTGACCCGGCTCGGGCCCGCCTATCTCAAGCTCGGGCAATTCCTCGCCACCCGGCCCGACGTGGTCGGCGTGGCGATGGCGCGCGATCTCGAAGCCCTGCAGGACCGGCTGCCGCCATTCGCGCAGGAAGAGGCCGAAGCTGTCCTCACGCAATCGCTGGAACGGCCGCTGTCGCAGGCCTTTGTGCATCTAGGTCCGGCGGTTGCCGCAGCCTCGATCGCGCAGGTGCACCGCGCCGAGGTCGAGCGCGACGGCGTCCGGCATCAGGTTGCGGTCAAGGTGCTCCGGCCCAACGTCGCGGCGCGCTTCCGCCGTGACCTCGGCGACTTCTTCTTTGTCGCGCACAAGGCCGAAGCGCATTCCGCCGAGGCGCGACGTCTGCGGCTGATCGAGGTCATCAACACGATGTCGCGCTCGGTAGCGATGGAGATGGACCTGCGGCTCGAGGCGGCCGCGCTGTCCGAGATGGCCGAGAACATCCGCGACGATCCGGATTTCCGCGTGCCCGCGGTGGATTGGGATCGCACCGCCCACAGCGTGCTGACGATGGAATGGATCGACGGCATCGCGCTGAACGACCACGCCCGGCTGGCGGAGGCCCAGGTCGACCTGCCCGATCTCGGCCGCAAGGTGATCCAGAGCTTCCTGCGCCACGCGCTGCGCGACGGCTTCTTCCATGCCGACATGCATCCGGGCAATCTGTTCCTCGACGAGGCCGGCCGGCTGGTCGCGGTCGATTTCGGCATCATGGGACGGCTCGGGCTGAAGGAGCGGCGCTTCCTTGCCGAGATCCTGCTCGGCTTCATCACCCGCGACTATCGCCGCGTCGCCGAGGTGCATTTCGAGGCCGGCTATGTGCCGAGCCATCATTCGGTGGAGAATTTCGCGCAGGCGATCCGCGCCATCGGCGAGCCGATCCACAACCGCACTGCCGAGGAAATCTCGATGGCGAAGCTGTTGACGCTTCTGCTCGAGGTCACCGGACTGTTCGACATGCAGACACGGCCCGAACTGATCCTGCTGCAGAAGACCATGGTGGTGGTCGAGGGCGTGGCGCGCGGCTTCGATCCCAAGCTCGACATCTGGAAGGTCGCAGACCCGGTGGTGCGCGAATGGATCACGCACAATCTCGGTCCGGCCGGACGCATCCAGGGCGCGATATCGGGTGTGGGCGAGCTCGGCCGCGTCATCGCCAACCTGCCATCGATCGCCAGCCGCGCCGTGACGGTGCTCGAGCAGCTCGAGACCATGACGCGGGAGGGCCACATGCTGTCGTCGGACTCGATCGACGAAATGGCCCGCGCCGAGGCCCGCAAGGCGCGGGTGCAGACCGTCGGCCTCTGGGTCATTGCCGCCGCCCTGATCGCAATCTTTTTCGCCATTCGAGCCCACTGA
- a CDS encoding ATP-binding protein, translating into MSGVVAAMRRTLLSCTSLARDGMLGLAITALLPARASFAAESLVTQALSDHFGFNHQEVAVLATSFALVGFSAVAAILLMRTRQRATRNEEQLQSEITDLQAQSDRLRALLFVEPQVLISWAAGDNRPQISGDVSLVMSQESAPQRILAFGTWLPPEPALQMDHAVDALREKGEAFLLNLSTSAGRAIEAMGRAIGGQAILRIRELGGLRRELAESNLRYKTLQEETELLRDFAAAAPWPIWAKSLEGNLRYANAAYVRATEGKSVSDALQRNLELLESDQRTELTRALNDNANYAARLPIVVSGERRIYDVQALKLSGGSAGIAIDASEAAALRAAIARMVEAHRRTLDQLSSGVAVFDADRRLTFYNESYRRLWGLDQAFLDSNPDDSSVLDRLRANRKLPEQPDFRAWKAKLHEAYRAVESETYTWFLPDGRAISVVTTPNLEGGVTYLFDNVTESLDLARRYDRLTRVQRETLDNLGEAVAVFGSNGRAELFNPPFAKMWKLPADALQGEPHIEAVEALCRPLFDDALTWRTLREQITAIENRAQVALKLERKDGSVLNCMTIPLPDGKTLLAFQDITDTENVERALRERNEALEAADQMKVDFVHHVSYELRAPLTTIIGFAHFLSDPSTGPLTPKQAEYLDYVTKSTNALLALTNNILDLATIDAGAMKLELGPVNIGQAIEAAAEGIQDRLATDRITLKVDIEPNIGAFVGDERRVVQVLYNLLANAVGFSPHDATVAISAHRTEHSVVFSVTDAGPGIPAEMRDKVFNWFESHSHGSRHRGAGLGLSLVRSFVELHGGRVRVDSTVGRGTTVTCDFPIDQTAHRNAAE; encoded by the coding sequence ATGTCGGGCGTAGTCGCGGCAATGCGTCGAACCCTGCTGTCATGCACCTCACTGGCGCGCGACGGCATGCTTGGGCTCGCCATCACCGCATTGCTGCCGGCCCGCGCCTCGTTTGCCGCCGAGAGCCTGGTGACCCAGGCGCTGTCGGATCATTTCGGCTTCAATCATCAGGAGGTCGCGGTTCTCGCGACGTCGTTCGCGCTGGTCGGCTTCTCCGCCGTCGCCGCGATCCTCTTAATGCGCACCCGCCAGCGCGCGACGCGGAACGAGGAGCAGCTGCAGTCCGAGATCACGGACCTGCAGGCGCAATCGGACCGGCTGCGTGCCCTGTTGTTCGTCGAACCGCAGGTCCTGATCTCCTGGGCCGCGGGTGACAACCGGCCGCAGATCTCGGGCGACGTCTCGCTGGTGATGTCGCAGGAAAGCGCGCCGCAGCGCATCCTCGCCTTCGGAACCTGGCTGCCGCCCGAGCCGGCGCTGCAGATGGACCACGCGGTCGACGCGTTGCGCGAGAAGGGCGAGGCGTTCCTGCTCAACCTCTCGACCTCGGCCGGCCGCGCCATCGAGGCGATGGGCCGCGCGATCGGCGGCCAGGCCATCCTGCGTATCCGCGAGCTCGGCGGCTTGCGCCGCGAGCTCGCCGAATCCAACCTGCGCTACAAGACGCTGCAGGAGGAGACCGAGCTGCTGCGCGATTTCGCCGCCGCCGCGCCATGGCCGATCTGGGCCAAGAGCCTCGAGGGCAATCTGCGCTATGCCAACGCGGCCTATGTCCGCGCCACCGAGGGCAAGAGCGTGTCGGATGCGCTGCAGCGCAACCTCGAACTGCTCGAAAGCGACCAGCGCACCGAACTGACCCGCGCGCTGAACGACAATGCCAATTATGCCGCACGGCTGCCGATCGTGGTCAGCGGCGAGCGGCGGATCTACGACGTGCAGGCGCTCAAGCTCTCCGGCGGCAGCGCCGGTATCGCGATCGACGCCAGCGAAGCCGCGGCGCTGCGCGCGGCGATCGCGCGGATGGTCGAAGCGCACCGGCGCACCCTCGATCAGCTATCCTCGGGCGTCGCGGTGTTCGATGCCGACCGGCGGCTCACCTTCTACAACGAGTCCTATCGGCGACTGTGGGGCCTCGACCAGGCCTTCCTCGACAGCAATCCCGACGATTCCAGCGTCCTGGACCGGCTGCGCGCCAACCGCAAGCTGCCCGAGCAGCCGGACTTCCGCGCCTGGAAGGCCAAGCTGCACGAGGCCTATCGCGCGGTCGAATCCGAGACCTACACCTGGTTCCTGCCCGACGGCCGCGCCATCAGCGTCGTCACCACGCCGAACCTCGAGGGCGGCGTCACCTATCTGTTCGACAACGTCACCGAGAGCCTCGACCTCGCGCGCCGCTACGACCGCCTGACGCGGGTGCAGCGCGAGACCCTCGACAATCTCGGCGAGGCGGTCGCGGTGTTCGGCAGCAACGGCCGCGCCGAGCTGTTCAACCCGCCCTTCGCCAAGATGTGGAAGCTGCCGGCCGACGCGCTGCAGGGCGAACCGCATATCGAGGCGGTGGAAGCGCTGTGCCGGCCGCTGTTCGACGATGCGCTGACCTGGCGGACGCTGCGCGAGCAGATCACCGCGATCGAGAACCGCGCCCAGGTCGCGCTCAAGCTGGAGCGGAAGGACGGCAGCGTGCTGAATTGCATGACCATCCCGCTGCCCGACGGCAAGACCTTGCTGGCCTTCCAGGACATCACCGACACCGAGAATGTCGAGCGGGCGCTGCGCGAGCGCAACGAGGCGCTGGAAGCCGCCGACCAGATGAAGGTGGATTTCGTCCACCACGTCTCCTACGAGCTGCGCGCGCCGCTCACCACCATCATCGGCTTCGCGCATTTCCTCAGCGATCCCTCGACCGGACCGCTGACGCCGAAGCAGGCCGAATATCTCGACTACGTCACCAAATCGACCAACGCACTGCTGGCGCTGACCAACAACATTCTCGATCTCGCCACCATCGACGCCGGCGCGATGAAGCTCGAGCTCGGCCCGGTCAATATCGGCCAGGCGATCGAGGCCGCCGCCGAAGGCATCCAGGACCGCCTTGCAACCGACCGCATCACGCTGAAGGTCGATATCGAGCCCAACATCGGCGCCTTCGTCGGCGACGAGCGGCGCGTGGTGCAGGTGCTCTACAATCTGCTCGCCAATGCGGTCGGCTTCTCGCCGCATGACGCCACCGTCGCGATCAGCGCGCACCGCACCGAGCATAGCGTGGTGTTTTCGGTGACCGACGCCGGTCCCGGCATTCCGGCCGAGATGCGCGACAAGGTGTTCAACTGGTTCGAGAGCCATTCCCACGGCTCGCGGCATCGCGGCGCCGGGCTCGGCCTGTCGCTGGTCCGCTCCTTTGTCGAACTGCATGGCGGACGGGTGCGCGTCGATTCGACCGTAGGCCGCGGCACGACCGTGACCTGCGACTTCCCGATCGACCAGACCGCACATCGCAACGCCGCGGAATGA
- the mutM gene encoding bifunctional DNA-formamidopyrimidine glycosylase/DNA-(apurinic or apyrimidinic site) lyase: protein MPELPEVETVRRGLQPAMEGSKILKAEARRKDLRFPFQKDFIARLEGQTITGLGRRAKYLMADLNSGDVLLMHLGMSGSFRVLKQDGAAAPGQFHHPRSEDRAHDHVVFHMSSGAAVVFNDPRRFGYMKIIARNAIEDEPLLKGLGPEPLGNEFDAAMLARSCHNKKTSLKAALLDQRVVAGLGNIYVCEALFRSHLSPRRLAATLATKKAEPTDHAKRLVDAIHSVLNQAIKAGGSSISDHRLTNGDLGYFQHSFQVYDREGETCRTSGCAGIVRRFTQNGRSTFWCPKCQK, encoded by the coding sequence ATGCCGGAATTACCCGAAGTCGAGACCGTCCGCCGCGGCCTGCAACCGGCCATGGAAGGGTCCAAAATCCTCAAGGCCGAGGCCCGCCGCAAGGATTTGCGGTTTCCGTTCCAGAAAGACTTCATCGCCCGGCTCGAGGGCCAGACCATCACCGGGCTCGGCCGCCGTGCCAAATATCTGATGGCGGACCTGAACTCCGGCGACGTGCTGCTGATGCATCTGGGCATGTCGGGCTCGTTCCGCGTGCTGAAGCAGGACGGCGCGGCGGCGCCGGGGCAATTCCATCATCCGCGCAGCGAGGATCGCGCGCATGATCACGTCGTGTTCCACATGTCGTCCGGCGCGGCCGTCGTCTTCAACGATCCGCGGCGCTTCGGCTACATGAAGATCATTGCCCGCAACGCGATCGAGGATGAACCGCTGTTGAAGGGGCTCGGTCCCGAGCCGCTCGGCAATGAGTTCGACGCGGCGATGCTGGCGCGCTCCTGCCACAACAAGAAGACCAGCCTGAAGGCCGCACTGCTCGATCAGCGCGTGGTGGCAGGACTTGGCAACATCTATGTCTGCGAGGCGCTGTTTCGCTCGCATCTGTCGCCGCGGCGATTGGCCGCGACGCTTGCAACCAAGAAGGCCGAGCCCACCGACCACGCCAAACGGCTGGTCGACGCGATTCATTCGGTGCTCAACCAGGCGATCAAGGCCGGCGGCTCCTCGATCAGCGACCATCGATTGACCAACGGCGATCTCGGCTACTTCCAGCATTCCTTCCAGGTCTACGACCGCGAAGGCGAGACATGCCGCACGTCGGGCTGCGCGGGCATCGTCAGGCGCTTCACCCAGAACGGCCGCTCCACGTTCTGGTGCCCGAAGTGCCAGAAGTAA
- a CDS encoding GNAT family N-acetyltransferase, translating to MFETPRIETRRLILRPLALSDAAAIQRHFNNWNVIKTLATVVPWPYPDDGAESFIKRELDKIAAGEESYQWVLVLRAGDGEAIGNINFRPRADGRKGNRGFWLAEPYWNCGLMTEAIAAVNDFAFLTLGLDHFHVCNAQSNVASRRVKQKTGAEFVGFVELAHHNGESRAEKWKVTRETWLRDRPAT from the coding sequence ATGTTCGAGACGCCACGCATCGAGACGCGACGCCTGATCCTGCGGCCGCTTGCGCTGTCGGATGCCGCGGCGATCCAGCGTCACTTCAACAATTGGAACGTGATCAAGACGCTCGCCACGGTGGTGCCGTGGCCGTATCCCGACGACGGCGCGGAAAGTTTCATCAAGCGCGAGTTGGACAAGATCGCGGCCGGCGAGGAAAGCTATCAATGGGTGCTGGTGCTGCGCGCCGGTGATGGCGAGGCGATCGGCAACATCAACTTCCGGCCGCGTGCCGACGGCCGCAAAGGCAATCGCGGGTTCTGGCTTGCCGAGCCTTACTGGAATTGCGGCCTCATGACCGAGGCGATCGCCGCGGTGAATGACTTCGCCTTCCTGACGCTCGGCCTCGATCACTTCCACGTCTGCAACGCGCAGTCCAACGTCGCCTCGCGCCGGGTCAAGCAGAAGACCGGAGCCGAATTCGTCGGCTTCGTCGAACTTGCACACCACAATGGCGAGTCCCGAGCGGAGAAGTGGAAGGTCACGCGCGAAACCTGGCTGCGCGATCGCCCGGCGACGTGA
- the coaBC gene encoding bifunctional phosphopantothenoylcysteine decarboxylase/phosphopantothenate--cysteine ligase CoaBC has protein sequence MASLTIRKLDDTLKAYLRLRSAKNGRSVEEEIRVILRELAEGGTAPAEAPSPGSLTVAAAAPRVASVAGEPRVTLIIGGGIAAYKALDLIRRLKERHIQVRCVLTKAAQQFVTPLAASALSHERVYTDLFDAESEFDAGHIRLARDCDLIVVAPATADLMAKMAQGHADDLATATLLAANRPILLAPAMNPLMWNNPATRRNVLQLRRDGVHTVGPNAGEMAEAGEAGVGRMAEPTEIAAAADRMLRPPQPRPLAGKRVLITAGPTHEAIDPVRYIANRSSGKQGFAIAAAARAAGAEVVLVTGPVELGDPQGISVMRVESARDMLHRVEAALPVDVAIFAAAVADWRVATEGSQKLKKTAAGMPPLQLVENPDILATISKLKEKRPPLVIGFAAETEHLIENAKAKFARKGCDWIVANDVSPATGVMGGDRNTVHLLSREGKDVTVDSWPVMTKEEVASALVSRIARAVGTAS, from the coding sequence ATGGCCAGCCTGACCATCCGCAAACTCGACGACACGCTGAAGGCCTATCTGCGGCTCCGCTCCGCCAAAAACGGGCGCTCGGTCGAGGAAGAGATCCGGGTGATCCTCCGGGAGCTCGCAGAGGGCGGTACGGCGCCCGCGGAGGCGCCCAGTCCGGGTTCCCTGACGGTTGCAGCCGCTGCTCCACGGGTCGCCAGCGTGGCCGGCGAGCCCCGCGTGACCCTGATCATCGGTGGCGGGATCGCGGCCTACAAGGCGCTGGATTTGATCCGGCGGCTCAAGGAGCGGCACATCCAGGTCCGCTGCGTGCTGACCAAGGCGGCGCAGCAGTTCGTTACGCCGCTCGCCGCCAGCGCCCTGTCGCATGAGCGGGTCTACACCGACCTGTTCGACGCCGAGAGCGAGTTCGACGCCGGCCATATCCGCCTGGCGCGGGACTGCGATCTGATCGTGGTGGCGCCGGCGACTGCCGACCTGATGGCCAAGATGGCGCAGGGCCATGCCGACGACCTCGCCACCGCCACGCTGCTTGCGGCCAACCGGCCGATCTTGCTGGCGCCGGCGATGAATCCGCTGATGTGGAACAATCCGGCGACCCGCCGCAACGTGCTGCAGCTGCGCCGCGACGGCGTCCACACCGTCGGTCCGAATGCAGGCGAGATGGCGGAAGCCGGCGAGGCCGGCGTCGGGCGGATGGCCGAGCCGACCGAGATCGCCGCCGCCGCCGACCGCATGCTGCGGCCGCCGCAGCCGCGCCCGCTCGCCGGCAAGCGCGTGCTGATCACCGCCGGCCCGACCCATGAGGCGATCGATCCGGTCCGCTACATCGCCAACCGCTCGTCGGGCAAGCAGGGCTTTGCCATTGCCGCCGCCGCGCGCGCCGCCGGCGCCGAGGTCGTGCTGGTGACCGGCCCGGTCGAGCTCGGCGATCCCCAGGGCATCTCCGTCATGCGGGTAGAGTCCGCGCGCGACATGCTGCACCGGGTCGAGGCCGCGCTGCCGGTCGACGTCGCGATCTTTGCCGCCGCAGTCGCCGACTGGCGGGTCGCAACCGAAGGCAGCCAGAAACTGAAAAAGACGGCGGCCGGGATGCCGCCGCTGCAGCTCGTCGAGAACCCCGACATCCTCGCGACGATCTCCAAGCTGAAGGAGAAGCGGCCGCCGCTGGTGATCGGCTTTGCCGCCGAGACCGAGCATCTGATCGAGAACGCCAAGGCGAAGTTCGCGCGCAAGGGCTGCGACTGGATCGTCGCCAACGACGTCTCGCCGGCGACCGGCGTGATGGGCGGCGATCGCAACACCGTTCACCTGCTCTCGCGCGAGGGCAAGGACGTCACCGTCGACTCCTGGCCGGTCATGACCAAGGAAGAAGTCGCGAGCGCGCTGGTGTCGCGCATCGCGAGAGCCGTAGGAACCGCATCGTGA
- the tsaE gene encoding tRNA (adenosine(37)-N6)-threonylcarbamoyltransferase complex ATPase subunit type 1 TsaE has product MTATSTFSVALANETATAELMADLALLIGAGDVITLSGDLGAGKTAAARALIRYLATDETLEVPSPTFTLAQTYELPSFPLVHADLYRINDASELEEIGLSPLPDDIVALIEWPERAPDAMPSDRIDIAFSHRPALGSAARAAEITGHGKGAAKVARLNELRQFLEHGGFLNARRERMPGDASTRSYARLRNDDGSVILMNSPRRPDGPAIYNGRSYSAAVHLAEDVRPFVAIGNGLRKHGFSAPAIRHIDLESGFLITEDLGAEGVIEGDPPQPIAERYEAAVDMLAALHREALPDTLPVTPDESYDIPVFDIDAWLIEIGLMLEWYLPDRGVQPDDELRTDFLGMWRGLLQKPAAAPQTWVIRDFHSPNIIWLAERTGILRVGIIDFQDALLGPAAYDVVSLLQDARIDVPEQLELSLLTRYIKARRATDESFDPAGFAELYAIMSAQRNTRLLGTFARLNRRDGKPQYLKHQPRIWTYLERSLAHPALATFRIWYTANVPPPVP; this is encoded by the coding sequence ATGACGGCGACCTCGACATTCTCGGTGGCGCTCGCGAACGAAACCGCGACGGCCGAGCTGATGGCCGACCTCGCGCTCCTGATCGGCGCCGGCGACGTCATCACGCTGTCGGGTGACCTCGGCGCCGGCAAGACCGCGGCCGCCCGCGCGCTGATCCGCTATCTCGCCACGGACGAGACGCTGGAAGTGCCGAGCCCGACCTTCACGCTGGCGCAGACTTACGAACTGCCGTCGTTTCCGCTGGTTCATGCCGACCTCTACCGCATCAACGATGCCAGCGAGCTCGAGGAGATCGGGCTGTCGCCATTGCCCGACGACATCGTGGCGCTGATCGAGTGGCCGGAACGCGCGCCGGACGCCATGCCCTCCGACCGCATCGACATCGCGTTCAGCCACCGCCCGGCGCTCGGGTCGGCTGCACGCGCCGCCGAGATCACCGGCCATGGCAAAGGCGCTGCGAAGGTTGCGCGGCTCAACGAGCTGCGCCAGTTCCTCGAGCACGGCGGCTTCCTCAACGCCCGGCGCGAGCGCATGCCGGGCGACGCCTCGACGCGCTCCTATGCGCGGCTGCGCAACGACGACGGCAGCGTCATCCTGATGAACTCGCCGCGCCGCCCCGACGGCCCGGCGATCTACAACGGCCGGTCCTACAGTGCAGCGGTGCATCTCGCCGAAGACGTCAGGCCGTTCGTCGCCATCGGAAACGGCCTGCGCAAGCACGGCTTCTCCGCTCCCGCGATCCGCCACATCGATCTCGAATCCGGCTTCCTGATCACCGAGGATCTCGGCGCCGAAGGCGTGATCGAGGGCGATCCGCCGCAGCCGATCGCCGAGCGTTACGAGGCCGCCGTCGACATGCTGGCGGCGCTGCATCGCGAGGCGCTGCCCGATACGCTGCCGGTGACACCAGACGAGAGCTACGACATCCCCGTGTTCGATATCGACGCCTGGCTGATCGAGATCGGGCTGATGCTGGAATGGTACCTGCCCGACCGCGGCGTGCAGCCGGACGATGAGCTCCGCACCGACTTCCTCGGGATGTGGCGCGGCCTTCTGCAGAAGCCCGCCGCGGCGCCGCAGACCTGGGTGATCCGCGACTTCCATTCGCCCAACATCATCTGGCTTGCCGAGCGCACCGGCATCCTGCGCGTCGGCATCATCGACTTCCAGGACGCACTGCTCGGCCCTGCGGCCTATGACGTGGTGTCGCTGCTGCAGGATGCGCGGATCGACGTGCCCGAGCAGCTCGAACTGTCGCTCCTGACCCGCTACATCAAGGCGCGGCGCGCCACCGACGAGAGCTTCGATCCCGCAGGCTTCGCCGAGCTCTATGCGATCATGTCGGCGCAGCGCAACACCCGCCTGCTCGGCACCTTTGCGCGGCTCAACCGCCGCGACGGCAAGCCGCAATATCTGAAGCACCAGCCGCGGATCTGGACCTACCTCGAGCGGTCGCTGGCCCATCCGGCACTGGCCACCTTCCGCATCTGGTACACAGCCAACGTCCCTCCCCCAGTACCGTAG
- a CDS encoding PilZ domain-containing protein, whose amino-acid sequence MGTERRKGDRVTFERGIAAHMMGIDGTWRRDCTMEDVSETGAKLSVDGSVEGLNLKEFFLLLSSTGLAYRRCELAWVNGDQIGVNFLKQGDKKKKTAKRGAQAADV is encoded by the coding sequence ATGGGGACGGAACGACGCAAGGGCGATCGTGTCACGTTTGAGCGCGGCATAGCCGCGCACATGATGGGCATTGACGGCACCTGGCGGCGCGACTGCACCATGGAAGACGTGTCGGAGACGGGTGCCAAGCTCTCCGTCGACGGCTCGGTCGAGGGCCTGAACCTGAAGGAGTTCTTTCTGCTGCTGTCGTCAACAGGATTGGCTTATCGCCGCTGCGAACTGGCGTGGGTCAATGGCGACCAGATCGGCGTCAACTTCCTCAAACAAGGCGACAAGAAGAAGAAAACTGCCAAACGCGGCGCGCAGGCTGCCGACGTCTAG